The Arachis ipaensis cultivar K30076 chromosome B07, Araip1.1, whole genome shotgun sequence genomic interval gtggCTGAGCTGATTCGAGCACTCGGATTGAGACAATGGATCtctgtatactgaaaatgtttttctgaaaaccactaaaATATTGTTTTTACTGAGAATATGAGACGCTGTGCGTccggcagggacggcggttggatcccgcctgtcgaggtagcggcagcGATGTAAGGGcagtggttcatcccgcttgcattgagatgtgaggtctgaggcaagagtatctTGCTCGCATCCCTTCGAATCTATAGGCgagcaggcgccggtacctggacagtgatccaggcactatatctcggggttcccatatgagaaattcGTAGGGCGACGtttccatggagatgtgtcgggttggcagttgaaccgacaatgtgatatcacagccagtagggcaggcattcatcatatgcattttctacctgtttgcttgctttgccgacttAAATTTGTATGTCCAATTGaataacatgtctaattgcttacctgatctacttgccttgtatgcctttacttgtgaattacttgcattgttaCTAATTATGTtttctactaggattgaggaggttcggaaggcggtggcgatgggatcgcatggaggataggttggtgaaggctgtgggacagcggtgtttggttagaatagaaatcccttaagatagatcaCCCGGTTTAATTATGATAAGGTTTATATTAtacttatttgttttagaatgttttaagcttgaatcttgtgatggatatggagtttaggattgtctttggcgtcctggggtcttatatcctacatcactgggcactgttaccatactaagaacctccggttctcataccatatctttgttgtgtttttcagatgcaggttacaacccacctcggtgagtttctTGGGATGGTAACAGAAGCAGAGGATCCTGGActattttggagtctttttggtttatctgtttatacatctctcttttgtatttcgttttgcctagaggcatatttatgagagaaaaacttgtataagctgtttcaAACTATCAGTTTTCTATATGGTTCTGTAtacttgtatatggctagccggcttaaacttcgcgagtcgtggctagtttcctatgatattatatacttatcttttgaTATATCTTATTTGTTTCTTGTGCCTCAAGCTAGTAGCTTTGTTAGTACGTTTTGTGCTTTTGAAATactatttttgagctatatccttcatcgggcttctagattataatatttcttctatatattatacgtatgagctttagaactgttgtaatctctgattaacaTTTGCTTTACGGTGCCAGGTAAGACTAcagttatgactaggtcaggttgtagacaagtaggtttcaagcttgagAGTAGAGattttgtgcatgatttgatctGTTTACCAATGGTGGGGCTTGaaatgattttggggtttgattggttgtcgaagAATCGGATTTTGTTGGACTGTTCTGAGCGGACCATTCGGTTTATGCCGGAAGGAGAGAATGGAGTGGTGGTAGCTACGGGATATTACCTGAATTCTGTAATGGTGCACTGTAGTGGGGAggagtgtcagggttatattcTGTTGGCTGCTAATGCGTTGGATGATGCCCAGAACTTAGATCAGATACCAGTGGTTAAAGATTTTCCAAAAGTGTTCCCAGAAGATATCCCTGAGTTCCCACCTCAGA includes:
- the LOC107607086 gene encoding uncharacterized protein LOC107607086, translated to MTRSGCRQVGFKLESRDFVHDLICLPMVGLEMILGFDWLSKNRILLDCSERTIRFMPEGENGVVVATGYYLNSVMVHCSGEECQGYILLAANALDDAQNLDQIPVVKDFPKVFPEDIPEFPPQREIEFAIELVLGAGPVSITPYRMAPIELAELKT